The genomic interval CGGCGAGAAGGGAGGCAGCGGTGTCGGCTCTTGAGATGCTGAAGGATAAAATCAGGGAGGCGCTGCCGTCCCTGGAGTTCGTCATCGGCTGGGAGCAGGGTTTCGACGCCCTGCACGCCACGCCGTTTTTCATGCGCACGGCCGAGGATGTCGAGAAGCTGGTCTTCGGCCCCTTGTGCGTGCACAACCTGAGCACCTATCTGCCGTCGTTCAGGGGCAGGAAGGTCGGGATCGTGCTCAAGGGATGCGACAGCCGGGGCGCGATCGAGCTTATGCAGGAGAAGCTCGTGGAGCGGGAGAATGTGGTCATCTTCGGCCTGCCCTGCTCCGGCGTGGCTGACCTGGCCAAGCTTGGGCGCTTCGCGGGCGACCTCGACCGCGTCTTGGCCGTGACGTGGGACGACGAGACCTTCGTCCTGACTACGCCTGCGGGCGAGGTGCGCGTGCCGCGCGAGGCCGCCTTGGCGGACAAGTGTTTGACCTGCCAGTTCCCGAACGCCCTTGAGGCGGATCATTTCGCGGGCGAGCCGCTGCCGCCCGCCACGGGGCCCGATATGGGATCCGATCGGGGAGGCGAGGAGCTGGCCGCCCTGGAGGCCATGGCCCCGGCGGACCTGATGGCGTACTGGGCCGAGGCCATGGAGCGCTGCATCCGCTGTTACGCCTGTCGCAACGCCTGTCCCATGTGCGTTTGCCGCGACCACTGCATCGCGCACCGGCGCGATCTCCAGTGGCTCGGCCAGGACGACACGCCGCGCGAGAAGCTCATGTTCCAGTTGATCCACACCTTGCATCTGGCGGGCCGCTGCACCGAGTGCGGTGAGTGCCAGCGGGCCTGTCCCGTGGGCATCCCCATCCTGGCGCTGCGCCGCAAGATGAACCGGGTGATCCGCGAGTTGTTCGACTACCAGGCGGGCCTGGACCTTCAGGCCGTGCCGCCGCTCTTCACCTTCCAGGTGGAGGAGGCCAACATCGAGGAACGGAAGTGGTGATGAGCGCCGCCGCATATCTGCCCGCCCCACGGCTTGGGGAGTGGCTGAAGGAACTCTCCGGCCGCTACCTGGTGCTGGCCCCGCAAGCGCGGGGCGACACCGTGGTCTTCGCGCCTTTCACCGGGGATGCCGAACCCGTGCTCGATCGCGACGCCGCCATGCCTCCCAAGCAGGCGGTCTTTCCGGCCACGGAGGAACTGTTGCGCTACCGCCGCGTCAAGGATCCGGAGGATCCAGGCAAGGTGGACGTTGAAGTGTCGGCCTCCCTGCGCGCGGTTGAAACCGTGGTCTTCGGGGCCAAGCCCTGCGGCGCGCGCGGTTTTCTGGCCTACGACCGGGTCTTTCGCTCGCCCGCGATCAGCGATCCCTACTATGCCGCTCGCCGCGCCAAGACGCTTTTCATCACCATGGCCTGCGCCGCGCCTGGAAACTCCTGCTTCTGCCACTGGGTGGGCTCCGGCCCGTCCGATTCCTCGGGCTCGGATATCCTGCTCACCCCGGTTGCGGACGGCTTCGTTGTCCAGGCCGTGAACGAGCGCGGGGAGGAGTTGATGAACAGCCCGCTGCTCGAACCCGCCGGGACACGGGAGGCGAAGGCCAGGGAGATCCAGGACGCGGCCGCCAAGGCCCTTCCCGCGGCCCCCGACATCTCGCGGGCCAAGGACAGCCTCATGGCCGTGTTCGAGGACCTGGCCTTCTGGGAGGAGGTCTCGGCCAAGTGCATCAGTTGCGGGGCCTGCACCTACCTGTGCCCGACCTGCTATTGCTTCGACATCGGCGACGAGGACAAGGGCATGAGCGGGCGGCGGCTGCGCACCTGGGACAACTGCATGTCCTTCCGCTTCACCCTTGAGGCCAGCGGGCACAACCCGCGGCCCACCAAGGCTCATCGCCTGAGGAACCGGGTCGGCCATAAGTTCAGCTACTATCCCGCGCTGCACGGCGGGGCCGTGGCCTGCTGCGGTTGCGGCCGGTGCGTGCGCCTGTGCCCGGTGAGCGTGGACATCCGGGAGATCGTGCTGGCCGCCATCGCCAGGGCCGCCCGCGTCCGCGAGGAGAGCGCCCATGACTGAGATCAATCCCTATCTGCCGGAACCGGCGACCATCCTGGAGACGATCCAGGAAACGCCGACCATCAAGACCTTCCGGGTACGGCTGGACGATCCCGCGAAGATGCGGTCCTTCTCCTTTCAGCCCGGCCAGGTCGGCCAGCTCTCAGTCTTTGGCGCGGGAGAGGCCACCTTCGTCATCAACTCCTCGCCCACGCGCCTGGACCATCTGCAATTCAGCGTGATGCGGGCGGGCGAGGTCACGTCGCGCCTGCACGGCCTTGCGGCCGGAGACAAGGTGGGCGTGCGCGCCCCCCTGGGCAACCACTTTCCCTACGAGGCCATGAAGGGCAGGGACATCGTCTTCATCGGCGGCGGCATCGGCATGGCTCCGTTGCGCACGCTGCTCCTGTTCATGCTCGACAACCGCGCCGACTACGGCAAGATCAGCCTGCTCTACGGCGCGCGAAGCCCTGTGGACATGGCCTTCAAGGCCGACCTGCCGGATTGGACCGCGCGTTCGGACATGACCACGGTGCTGACCATCGACCGCGAGGCCGAGGGCTGGGAACACACGGTGGGCCTCATCCCCAACGTCCTGCTGGAGATGGCTCCCTCGCCGGACAACGCGGTGGCCGTGACCTGCGGGCCGCCGATCATGATCAAGTTCACGCTGCAAGCCTTGAAGCGGCTTGGATTCGGCGACGAACAGATCTACACCACCCTGGAGAAGCGCATGAAGTGCGGCGTGGGGCTCTGCGGCCGCTGCAACATCGGCGCGAAATACGTCTGCGTGGACGGCCCGGTGTTCAGCTACGCGCAATTGCGCGAACTGCCCAACGAGCTTTGAAACGCCAGGAGGAAGCCATGGCTGAGTTCTTCAAGGCCGCCGAGGTGGTCGCCGCCGCAGTGGAGATCGAGAAGCGCGGGCAGGCCTTCTACCGACGTCTGGCCCAGGCCGCACAAAGCGACGAGGTGAAGCGCTTTTTCGAGTATTTCGCCGCCGAGGAGGCCCGGCACGAGAGCGTCTTCAAGGGGCTCGCGCGGCAGGTCGGCCCGGTGGAGCTTCCCGCCTGGAGCACCCAGGAGGAGTACGCGGACTACCTGCGTGCGCTGCTCGACTCCCACACCTTGTTCACGCCGGGGCTGGCCGAAAGCCTCGACGACCGGGGAGGGGACCTTGCCTGGGCGCTTCATCTGGCCATGAGTTTCGAGAAGGATTCCCTACTCTTTTTTATGGAGATGATCTCCCTGGTGCCGCAGGAGCAGCGCGTCCACGTGCAGCGTTGCATCGAGGAGGAGCGGCTGCATCTGCGACAACTCGGGGAGATGCTGCAACACGCTTGATCAGGCGGCGCGCGATCCGTGAAGTCGGAATGGGGGCGCGGACACGCATTACGTTCTGACATGGCAAGGTCTCGCGCGGAGGCATCCACATCTCCGGCCTTTGTTCGCGAGTTTCGTCTCGTTCCCGCCCTGGTCGCGGCGCGACAACGGCTTGACGAATTTCGAAGAGTGTTCAAGGATTCGCCGAATCTGGCAGCTCCGGTATCGACCGGCGCTGCGTCCGGATTTGTTTGCAGATCGCAAACGCCCAATTCGAGGAACCGAGCATGTCCATGTCACGCCCTGAAGACCATCCGGGCTCGCGCGCCGAAACGTCGCCCGACGCCGGAACTGCGGGCGACGCCGGGCGTGCCGCCGAGCCGGGGCAATCCCCCGCCATTTCTCCCGATGTCCTGGTGCGCCTTTTCCTCGATCAGTCGCAGGACGGGATCGTGGTGCTCGACCAGCATGGCGCGGTCCAGGCCGCAAACCGGCGTTTCGCGGACATGCTCGGATATTCTCCCGACGAGATCCGGCGACTCCATGTCTGGGACTGGGAAGACCAGACCTCGAAAGGCGAGTTGCAGGAAATACTCGACCGGCCCGGCGAATTCGGCGACCTCTTCGAAACCCGGCACCGCCGCCAGGATGGGACCACGCTGGAAGTGGAGATCGCGATAACCAGGGTTGCGGTCAACGGGCAGAGATTCGACCTGTGCGTGTGCCGGGACATCACCCGCCGTCGGCTGATGGAGCGCAGCTTGCGCGAGAGCGAGGCCGCCTTCCACAAGATTTTCGAGGAATCCTCGAATCCCATCATGCTCATGCGCGGCGATCGCTTCGTCAACTGCAACCGGGCCACGCTGTCGTTTCTGGGCCTTGTGGACAAATCCGAGTTCTTGGACCGCACGCCTGGGGACATATCTCCGTCGCATCAGCCGGACGGCGATCTTTCCGCCGAATCGGCCGCGAAGCACATTGCCAGGGCGATGCGCGATGGCCTTCACCGTTTTGAATGGACGGTCCTGCGCACGGACGGCCGCTCCCTCCTGCTCGAAGTGGCGCTCATGCCCATGACGTTGAACGGTGAGGAACTGCTGCACGTCACCTGGCTCGACGTCACCGAGCGCAGACGTGCGGAAGAGGCCCTGCGCAGGCAGACGGTCATGTTCCAGAACCTTTTTCGCGGCTCGCCGGACGCCATCGCCATGCTCGACGAGGAGGATTGCGTCGTGGAGGTCAACGAGGCCTTCCTGACGCTTTTCGACTACTCCCGTGAAGAGGTCGTGGGAAAATCGATCAACAGCCTGGTCGCTCACGGACAGGTCTCCACGGACGCGGCGCAGTTCTCCCGAATCGTTTACGGGAGTCGGCGAGCGGTGGAGCGGCAGACGGTGAGGTGCAAACGCGACGGCACGCCCGTGGACGTGACCGTGATCGGCTACCCCATCGTTTACGAAGGCAAGGTCATCGGGGCCTACGGCATCTACCGAGACATCACGGAGCGAAAGCGGGCCGTGGAGGCCCTGCGCAAGAGCGAGGAACGCTTCGCCAAGGCCTTCAACTCCAGTCCCGCGCCGCTGATCATCTCGGAGACGGCCACCGGACGTTTCATCGCCGTGAACGACCGCTGGATCAGGATGCTCGGATACGACCGGGAAGAGCAGATCGGGCGGACCTCCAAGGAGGTCGGCATCTGGGCCGACCCGGCGCAGCGCGACCGGGCCATCGAAAGACTGCTCAGGGACGGAGCGCTCAAGGACTTTCCCGTAGATTTCAAGACGAAGTCGGGACGGATACGCTCCGCGCTGTGGTCCGCCGAACTCATCACCATGGACGAAAGGGAGGTCATGCTTTCGTTCATCTTCGACTACACGGAACGAAAGATCGCCGAGGAGGCGCTGTTCAAATCGCTGAAGGAGAAGGAGACGCTGCTCAAGGAGATCCACCATCGCGTCAAGAACAACCTGCAGATCATGGTCAGCCTCATCAGCCTGCAGACGATGGACCTTGAGGACGGCGACGCGGTGGAAATGTTCAAGAACCTGCGCGAGCGGGTGCACACGATGGCCTTGATCCACGAGCAACTCTATTCGAGCGGCAACCTGAGCGAGGTGGACATGTCGGAGTACTTGGAGCTGCTCGCGCAAAACATCGGGAGCGTCTTCAGAACCCCAGGGCGGTGCGTGGACCTGCGCATCGAGGCGGATGACATTCTGCTCGGCATCGATCAGGCCATCCCGTGCGGATTGCTGCTCAACGAACTGATCTCAAACGCCTACAAGCACGCCTTCCAGGCCGCAGGCGCGGGCAATTTGCACGTGCGGCTGCGCATGATCGGGCATATGGTTGAACTGATCGTCCAGGACGACGGTCTGGGGCTTCCGCCGGATTACGAGGCGCGCGATTCCCTGGGCATGAAGCTGATTCGAACGCTCGTGGACCAGCTCAGGGGAAGCCTGGAGGTTTCCTCGGAGCGGGGCAGCCGCTTTCGCGTCAGCTTTCCGCGCGAAGAGAATGGAGCGTGAGTGCGGCAGGCTGACGTGCCGATCTCGACCTGCGCTTCCAAATCGTGTTTCGCTACGCCGGAGCGCCCCGTCGCATACGGTCCGTGGGGAGATCCCCCGGAGTGCGGATCGCGACGAGAGGCCGACAGCGGGGGCGTCAGCCGCCTTCGGCTATGCCCAGGCGGCGGGCGATCTCCTTGGCGGCGCGGCGGCCCGCGCCCATTGCCGAGATAACCGTGGCCGAGCCGGTCACGATGTCTCCGCCCGCGTAAACATTGGGAATCGACGTTTCGCCCGTGGTTCCGTCAACGGTGATGTATCCCCAGCGGTTCAGGCTCAGGTCCGGGGTGGCTTCGAGCAGCACCTTGTTTGCCCGCGCGCCCACGGCCATGATGGCCATCTGGGCCGGAATGTCGAAGCATTCGCCAGTGGGGGCGGGAGAGCGGCGTCCGCTGGCGTCGGGCTCGCCCAGGGCCTGGCGTTCCAGGCGCAGGCCTGTCAGGCGGCCTTTCTCGTCGCCCATGAGTTCGAGCGGGTTGGCCAGGAACTCGAAGCGCACGCCTTCCTCCTCGGCATGCTCGATCTCCTCGCGTCGTGCGGGCATCTCCCCGCGCGTGCGGCGATAGACTACGGTGACGCGCTCCGCGCCCAGGCGCAGGGCGGTGCGGGCCGCGTCCATGGCCACGTTGCCGCCGCCCACGACCACGGCCTCTCTGGCCGGGAAGATGGGCGTGCTGTAGGTGGGGAAGGCGTAGGCCCGGCCCAGGTTGGCCCGGGTCAGGTACTCGTTGGCCGAGAACACGCCCACCAACCCCTCGCCCGGAATGCCCAGGAAACGCGGCAGGCCGGCGCCCACGCCCACGAAGACCGCGTTGAAACCCCAGACGAACAATTCGCGGATGGTGAAGGTGTTGCCGCCCACCCAGTTGGTGTGGAACTCCACGCCCAGGGTGCGCAAGGCGTCGATCTCGCGCTTGACCACGGACTTGGGCAGCCGGAATTCTGGGATGCCGTAGACCAAAACCCCGCCAAGCTCGTGCAGGGCCTCGTAGACCTCCACTTTGACCCCGCGAGCGGCCAGGTATCCGGCCACGGTCAGGGAGGAGGGGCCAGCCCCGATGCAGGCCACGCGCGCGCCTTCGAGCGGCTGCGGGCAGGCGATGGCCCCGGTGAGCAGCTCGCAGGCCGACAGGGCGTGGAAATTGTCGGCCACGAAGCGTTCCAGGCGGCCGATGGCCACGGGTTGGCCCTTCCTGCCCAGGATGCACGCGCCCTCGCATTGGGTCTCCTGGGGGCAGACCCGGCCGCAGACCGCGGGCAGCGAGTTGTATTCACGCAGCACGGCGTAGGCTCCGGCCACGTCGCCCTTCGCAAGACTGGCGATGAAGCCCGCGATGTCGATCTCCACGGGACAGCCCGCGCGGCACGCGGGCTTCTTGCATTGCAGGCAGCGGGCCGCCTCGGCCTGAGCCTGCTCCAGGGAATAGCCCAGGGCCACCTCGCGGAAATTGCGCACGCGCTCGGCCGGGTTTTGCAGCGGCATGGCGATGCGCGATGCGATCTTCTTCTTCGCCGCCATACTAGCCTCCCGCGACTTCGAACTGCTTCTTGAAGCGTTCGAGCTCCGCCCGTTCCTGGCCGTGGAACTGCTCCAGGCGGTTGCGCAGTTCGGCGAAATCCACCTTGTGCGCGTCAAATTCCGGGCCGTCCACGCAGGCGAAACGCATCTCGCCGTCCACGGTGCAGCGGCAGGCCCCGCACATGCCGATGCCGTCCACCATGATGGTGTTCAGACTCACGGTGGTCTTGATGCCAAGCGGTCGCGTGACCTCGGCGACGGCCTGCATCATGGGCACCGGGCCCACGGCCACCACCTCGGCCACCTCGGGGCCGCGCGAAAGGCGTTCAGCGAGCGCGTCGGTGACCAGACCCTTCACGCCCATGCTGCCGTCGTTGGTGGCCACCGAGACCTCGGCGCAAAAGCGCGACAGTTCGGCGTGGAAGAGAAGCAGGGCCTTGGTGCGCGCACCGATGACCGCAGTCACGCGGTTGCCTGCCAGATAGTGGCCCTTGGCGATGTGGAACATGGCGGCCACGCCCGTGCCGCCACCCACGCAGACCACGTCGCCCTTGCGCTCGATGTGCGTGGGCTTGCCCAGGGGGCCGCACACGTCGGGAATCACGTCGCCCTCGTGTAAAAGGTTCAGCCTGGCCGTGGTCTTGCCCACCACCAGGAAGACGATGGTGATGGTGCCGGACGCGGGGTCGGCGTCGGCGATGGTCAGGGGAATTCGCTCTCCCTGGGCGTGGACGCGCAGGATGATAAAGTTGCCTGGCCTGGCCTTGTGGGCGATGTGCGGGGCGTGCAGGACCATCTGGCTGGTCATGCCGGGGATGAGTTCCCGCTTGGTGAGGATGCGTGCGCTCATGAACGGACCTTCGTGGCTGACGCGGGGCGGGCCGGGCCGGGCCCGCCCCGCGCTCCGGCGGGCTTGTCCGCGGGGTTGCCGCGGCGGTCGTGAAAAAAAGAGCCGATGGCCCCTGAAGCGGGTCCACGGGCGTGACTTCAGAGCATGCCAGAATCCGGGCCGGAAAGAGATCGCCCGAGCGTCCGGGACGATGGCCCCTGGGCGGAGCGGGTGCGAGCGGCGAAAGGCGCGGACCGTGGCCGCAGAAGGGGTATCGTTCTTGGCGGCGCATGTCCAGTCAAAACGCGGTCCTGCCAGCGCGACCCGCAGGGGAGTTTGAGCAATGAAAAGGTTCGGGCGTGCCCGCGAGGCGGCGCTTCCCGCTGATCGTTCTTTACAATCGGTTACTATTGTGGTTTATAATGACTTATTGTCGTGTGAAGCGTTCGGAAGGGCGTTTCGCGGCAGCAATGCGAAGGGGAATGACGGAGGCGGGTATGGCGCAACGCAAAAAAGGTGGGATGAGACCGGAAGGCAAGGCTGCTTCCGGCAGTAGAGCGGGGGGGGACAAGGTCTTGCCCGATTCGGGGGTGGCGGAAAAGGTCACGGCGGAGCCTGCCGGGCCGGGGCGCGAAGAGCCCGGGTCGGCAGGCTTCCATATTGTGGCCCTGGGCGCTTCGGCCGGCGGCCTGGAGGCGCTGCAGACCTTTTTCCATCGCATGCAGCCGGACTCCGGCTTGGCTTTCGTGGTGATCCAGCACCTCTCTCCCGATTTCAAGAGCCTGATGGACGAATTGCTTGCCCGTCACACGTCCATGTCCATCCACCGCGTGGAAAGCGGCATGGAACTGCAGCCGGATTCGGTCTACCTGATTCCGCCCAAGAAAAGCATGACCGTGCAGGACGGCCGGCTGATCCTTGAAGACCGCAAGGCCGACGGCCACCTCGACCTGCCCATCGACGTCTTTTTCCGCTCCCTGGCCAAGGACGCGGGCGAGCGCGCCATCGCCGTGGTGCTGTCGGGAACAGGATCGGACGGCTCGCGCGGCATTCGCGATGTCAACGAGGCGGGCGGCCTGGTCGTCGTCCAGTCTCCCGAGTCGGCCAAGTTCGACGGCATGCCGCGCAGCGCCATCGCTTCGGGCGCGGTGGACCTCGTGCTGCCTCCGGAAGCCATGCCGGACATGATCGTCAAGTACATCTCCAACCCCATGTCGGTACGCCACGCGGGCGAGGACGATTCGCTGCGCCACATCCAGGACGACGACGGGACCACGGCCGTCTTCAAGCTCCTGAAGCGGCAGTATGGCATCGATTTCGCCGACTACAAGCCCACGACCGTGGGCCGCAGACTCGCGCGACGCATGTCCATTCGCCAGATCAACTCGCTGACCGACTACTTAGCCTTTCTCTCGGCGAACGCGGACGAGCTGAATTCGCTGTACAAGGATCTGCTCATCGGCGTGACCAGCTTCTTTCGGGACCAGCCCGCCTTCGAGGCCCTGGAGCGCAAGGCTGTTCCCGAAATCTTCGTCGGGGCCGCAGGGCAAGACGAGGTTCGCGCCTGGATCGCGGGCTGCGCCACGGGCGAGGAGGCGTATTCCGTGGCCATGCTGCTCGTGGAGGGCGCGGAGCGCTCGGGGTTTCACGGCAAAATCAGCGTCTTCGCCACGGACGCCCACAAGGAGTCCCTGGATACGGCCTCGCTGGGCATCTATGAGAAAACCAGGTTGTCCTCCGTCTCTCCGGCCCGGCTGGCGCGTTTCTTCAAGGAAGAAAGCCCCACCCACATGCGCGTGAACCAGGATTTGCGCTCGCACATCGTTTTCGCCCAGCACAATATCATCAGCGATCCGCCGTTCACCAAGATGGACCTGGTGACCTGCCGCAACCTGCTGATTTATCTGCATCCGGCCGCCCAAGACAAGGCCCTGGCCATGTTTCATTTCGCCCTGCGCGTGGGCGGACTCGTATTCCTTGGTTCCAGCGAGAGCCCTGGCGGCCTTGTGGAGGAGTTCGAGCCCCTGGACAGCAAATGCAAGATATTCCGCAAGCTGCGCGACGTGAAGCTGGCCTTGGATTTCAAACTCTCGCACCAAGAGCGCGAACGGCCCGCGCCGCCTCCGCTGGCGACGGCTGCTGGGCTGGACCGCCGTATCCTCCAGGATTACGACCAACTCTTGCGCAAGCACCTGCCCTCGGGGCTTTTGCTCAACGAACGACGCGAAGTGCTGCACATCTTCGGCGACGGAGGACGCTATCTGACCCGCCTCGAAGGCCGCGCGGTCCGCGACGTGCTGGACATGGTCGAGGGCGACCTGAGACTCGCCCTCGGCACGGCGGTGCAACGGGCCGGAACACGCAAGGACAAGGTGATCTTCAAGGGCGTGACCGTGGGGCAGGGGAAGGAGAAGCGCAAGATCGACGTCGAGGTCGAGGCGCTGCCCGATGAACGCACCCGGAGCAATCACTTCCACGTCTCCTTTCTCGACCAGGGGCCCGCCGCCAAGCGCGCCAAACGAGTCGAGAAACCCCTTCCCGACGAGGATTTTCAGATCGACGACGCAACGCGCCAGCGTATGGGCGAACTCGAGGTCGAGTTGCAGAGCACGCGAGAGAATCTGCAAGCCACGATCGAAGAATTGCAGACCACCAACGAGGAGCTGCAAGCCACCAACGAGGAGATGCTGGCCGCCAACGAGGAACTGCAAAGCACAAACGAGGAGTTGCACTCGGTCAACGAGGAACTCTACACGGTCAACGCCGAATTCGAGAAGAAGAACAAGGAGCTTTCACAACTCAACGAAGACTACGACAACCTCCTGCGCAGCTCGGACATCGGCACCTTGTTCCTCGATCGCGATTTGCAGATCAGGCGCTACAACCCGGCCATCAGCCTGACCTTCAAGCTTCTGCCCCAGGACATCGGGCGGCCCGTGGACCACATCGCCTACCGCCTCGACGGCCAAGCCCAGATGATCGAGGATTTGAAGAAGGTTCTCGCCGACGGCGAGCCGCTGGAAAAAGAAGTTCGCACCAAGGACGGCAAATGGCTGCTCAAGCGCATTCTGCCCTTCCTGACGGCGGACAACCACCAGGACGGCGTGGTGCTGACCTTCACGGACATCACCAGGGTCAAGGAGATGGAAGCCGAGCGCCGCCAGTCCGAGGCCATGCGTGAGATGGCGGCGAGCGTGCCGGGAGCCGTCTTTCAGTTCGTCTCCGACAAGAGCGGGGAGGAGACCTTCTCCTTCGTCAACGAGGGCGCGCGATCGATTTTCGGTGTCGATCCCGCGCAGATTCTCAAGGACGCCAGGGTTCTGCTGCGACTCATCCACCACGACGACGTGGACATGCTCAGGATCAAGGTCCGCGAATCCAGGGAGAAGCTCGAAACCCTCGACGCGGAGCATCGCATCGTTGTTCCCGGAGGCGGCGTGCGCTGGCTGCACACCCGCTGCACGCCGAGCCTGGCTTCGGGCGGCGTCACGCGCTGGAGCGGCGTGAGCCTGGACATCACGGCCCGCAAGTTGGCCGAGGAACAGCTCAAGCGCGCGTCCGAATTCCACCTGAGCATCCTCAACAAGTCCCCGGCCCTCATCTGGCGTTCGGGCTTGGACGGCATGTGCAACTGGTTCAACGCCACTTGGCTGGCTTACACCGGCAAAAGCCTGGAGGACGAGCAGGGCGAGGGTTGGACCAAGGGAGTACACCCGCAGGATGTGGCGCGCTGTCTCAATGTCTACAAGCGAGCGTTCAGACAGCGCAAGCCGTTCCGCATGGATTACCGGCTGCGCAGACACGACGGGGTATACCGCTGGATTCACGACGTGGGCACGCCCTACGACGATCTCGACGGCAAGTTCGCGGGATTCATAGGCTACTGCTTCGACATCACCGAGGCCAAGGAAGCTTCGGGCAAGATGCGCCAAGCCATGGAGATGATGGCCAACGCGAACCGTATCAAGAGTGAGTTCCTGGCCAACATGAGCCACGAGATCAGGACTCCGCTGCACGGCATGCTCGGCATGCTCCAACTGCTTTCCATGACAAGCCTCAACGAGGAGCAAAAGGAGTATGTGGACGCATCCACCGGCTCCGGGCGGCGGCTTTTGAGCCTGATCAACGAGATACTCGATCTCTCCAAGATCGAGGCGGGCAAGTTCGTCATCGCTGAGCAACTCTTCGACTTCGACAGCGTGGTCGATCTGGCCCTGAAGAACTTCGAATACGCGGTGCGCGAGAAGGGCCTGACCCTCAATGTCAAGGGCGAGAAAGGTGGCGAGCGCCATTTCGTGGGCGATTCCGCGCGAATAAGCCAGGTGCTGCTCAACATCCTGGGCAATGCGATCAAGTTCACCAACAAGGGCACGGTGACGCTCGAGACGCGGGTAGCCGAGGAACCCGGCCTTCCCGGCAAGCGGCGGATATTCTTCACGGTCACGGACACGGGCATCGGCATCCCGGAGGGCAAGCTCGCCGATGTCTACGAGCCTTTCGTGCAGGCCAGCGTTTCGTACCAGCGGGCGCACCAGGGCACGGGGCTTGGGCTTACCATCGCCAAAAGGCTGGTCGGTCTGATGGACGGCGATCTTTCCATCGAGAGCGAGG from Alkalidesulfovibrio alkalitolerans DSM 16529 carries:
- a CDS encoding chemotaxis protein CheB; translation: MPDSGVAEKVTAEPAGPGREEPGSAGFHIVALGASAGGLEALQTFFHRMQPDSGLAFVVIQHLSPDFKSLMDELLARHTSMSIHRVESGMELQPDSVYLIPPKKSMTVQDGRLILEDRKADGHLDLPIDVFFRSLAKDAGERAIAVVLSGTGSDGSRGIRDVNEAGGLVVVQSPESAKFDGMPRSAIASGAVDLVLPPEAMPDMIVKYISNPMSVRHAGEDDSLRHIQDDDGTTAVFKLLKRQYGIDFADYKPTTVGRRLARRMSIRQINSLTDYLAFLSANADELNSLYKDLLIGVTSFFRDQPAFEALERKAVPEIFVGAAGQDEVRAWIAGCATGEEAYSVAMLLVEGAERSGFHGKISVFATDAHKESLDTASLGIYEKTRLSSVSPARLARFFKEESPTHMRVNQDLRSHIVFAQHNIISDPPFTKMDLVTCRNLLIYLHPAAQDKALAMFHFALRVGGLVFLGSSESPGGLVEEFEPLDSKCKIFRKLRDVKLALDFKLSHQERERPAPPPLATAAGLDRRILQDYDQLLRKHLPSGLLLNERREVLHIFGDGGRYLTRLEGRAVRDVLDMVEGDLRLALGTAVQRAGTRKDKVIFKGVTVGQGKEKRKIDVEVEALPDERTRSNHFHVSFLDQGPAAKRAKRVEKPLPDEDFQIDDATRQRMGELEVELQSTRENLQATIEELQTTNEELQATNEEMLAANEELQSTNEELHSVNEELYTVNAEFEKKNKELSQLNEDYDNLLRSSDIGTLFLDRDLQIRRYNPAISLTFKLLPQDIGRPVDHIAYRLDGQAQMIEDLKKVLADGEPLEKEVRTKDGKWLLKRILPFLTADNHQDGVVLTFTDITRVKEMEAERRQSEAMREMAASVPGAVFQFVSDKSGEETFSFVNEGARSIFGVDPAQILKDARVLLRLIHHDDVDMLRIKVRESREKLETLDAEHRIVVPGGGVRWLHTRCTPSLASGGVTRWSGVSLDITARKLAEEQLKRASEFHLSILNKSPALIWRSGLDGMCNWFNATWLAYTGKSLEDEQGEGWTKGVHPQDVARCLNVYKRAFRQRKPFRMDYRLRRHDGVYRWIHDVGTPYDDLDGKFAGFIGYCFDITEAKEASGKMRQAMEMMANANRIKSEFLANMSHEIRTPLHGMLGMLQLLSMTSLNEEQKEYVDASTGSGRRLLSLINEILDLSKIEAGKFVIAEQLFDFDSVVDLALKNFEYAVREKGLTLNVKGEKGGERHFVGDSARISQVLLNILGNAIKFTNKGTVTLETRVAEEPGLPGKRRIFFTVTDTGIGIPEGKLADVYEPFVQASVSYQRAHQGTGLGLTIAKRLVGLMDGDLSIESEEGKGTTVSFSVLVGVPGIEKEPDDENEGGKERSLRRLKVLLVEDDRVSQTLTCKLLEKERHECLTARNQDEALAILRKFDPDIILMDVNLDGSASGLDITRKIRTSSALSAHRDIPIIALTAKAMEGDRERILASGVNEYISKPFRFEDLEKKIQAVMSRNVRRED